A portion of the Paenibacillus hamazuiensis genome contains these proteins:
- the icd gene encoding NADP-dependent isocitrate dehydrogenase, giving the protein MPQFESYALPTEGERITIKDGQLQVPNNPIIPFIEGDGTGSDIWAASKRVLDAAVEKAYKGEKKIAWYEVFAGEKAFNQYNNWLPGDTLTAIREYIVAIKGPLTTPVGGGIRSLNVALRQELDLYVCLRPVRYFNGVPSPVKRPELVDMVIFRENTEDIYAGIEYQEGSAEVKKVIEFLQKEMGVKKIRFPETSGIGIKPVSKEGSERLIRSAIEYAIKHNRKSVTLVHKGNIMKFTEGAFKNWGYELAEREFGDKTFTWAQYDKIKAEQGTDAANAAQKAAEAAGKIVVKDAIADIALQQVLTRPTDFDVIATLNLNGDYLSDALAAQVGGIGIAPGANINYVTGHAIFEATHGTAPKYAGLDVVNPGSVILSGVMMLEHLGWLEAAELIYKGMETSINKKTVTYDFARLMEGATEVKCSEFANQIIANM; this is encoded by the coding sequence ATGCCACAATTCGAATCTTACGCATTGCCTACGGAAGGCGAACGCATTACGATTAAAGACGGCCAATTGCAGGTGCCTAACAACCCGATCATCCCGTTCATCGAAGGCGACGGCACGGGCTCCGACATCTGGGCTGCCTCCAAACGCGTGCTTGACGCAGCTGTAGAGAAAGCTTACAAAGGCGAGAAAAAAATCGCATGGTACGAAGTGTTTGCCGGCGAAAAAGCTTTCAACCAATACAACAACTGGCTTCCCGGCGACACGCTGACCGCGATCCGCGAGTACATCGTCGCTATTAAAGGGCCTTTGACGACTCCGGTCGGCGGCGGTATCCGTTCCCTGAACGTGGCGCTGCGCCAGGAGCTTGATCTGTACGTGTGCTTGCGTCCGGTTCGTTATTTCAACGGCGTACCTTCCCCGGTAAAACGCCCTGAACTCGTCGACATGGTTATTTTCCGTGAAAACACGGAAGATATCTATGCGGGCATCGAATACCAAGAAGGCTCCGCCGAAGTGAAAAAAGTGATCGAATTCCTGCAAAAGGAAATGGGCGTGAAAAAGATCCGCTTCCCGGAAACGTCCGGTATCGGCATCAAGCCGGTATCCAAGGAAGGTTCCGAGCGCCTGATCCGCTCCGCTATCGAATACGCAATCAAGCATAACCGCAAGAGCGTGACCCTGGTACATAAGGGGAACATCATGAAGTTCACCGAAGGCGCGTTTAAAAACTGGGGTTACGAGCTGGCCGAGCGCGAATTCGGCGACAAAACGTTCACTTGGGCGCAATACGACAAAATCAAAGCCGAGCAAGGCACCGACGCAGCGAACGCAGCTCAAAAAGCGGCTGAAGCAGCAGGCAAAATCGTCGTAAAAGACGCTATCGCCGACATCGCGCTGCAGCAAGTGCTCACTCGTCCGACCGACTTCGACGTCATCGCGACGCTGAACCTGAACGGCGACTACTTGTCCGACGCTTTGGCAGCACAAGTCGGCGGCATCGGTATCGCGCCGGGCGCCAACATCAACTACGTGACAGGCCACGCGATTTTCGAAGCGACTCACGGTACGGCTCCGAAGTACGCAGGTCTGGACGTCGTGAACCCGGGTTCGGTCATCCTGTCCGGCGTTATGATGCTTGAGCACCTCGGCTGGCTGGAAGCCGCTGAGCTGATCTACAAAGGCATGGAAACTTCGATCAACAAAAAAACCGTCACTTACGACTTCGCCCGCCTGATGGAAGGCGCAACCGAAGTGAAGTGCTCGGAGTTTGCTAACCAGATTATTGCGAATATGTAA
- the citZ gene encoding citrate synthase, protein MTATKGLEGIVAAESSISSIIDGVLTYRGYNIDDLAENATFEEVAYLLWYGKLPNRTELSGLISQFNEYAAIPGAVIDQLKTYPKDANSMAALRSAVSSLALYDEEAQDMSKEANLRKAIRLQAQIPTVIAAFARIREGKEPLAPKKFGSISESFLYLLTGKDPDKVAIEALDKALVLHADHELNASTFAARVTVATLSDIYSGVTSAIGALKGPLHGGANEAVMAMLEEVGTVDNVENYINAKLAAKDKIMGFGHRVYKNGDPRAKHLQKMSQELGKLTGNLKWYEMSIKIEDLVTGQKGLKPNVDFYSASVYTSLEIPRDLFTPIFAVSRCSGWTAHILEQYENNRLIRPRAEYTGPSQQKYVPIDQR, encoded by the coding sequence TTGACAGCGACCAAAGGTTTGGAAGGTATTGTCGCAGCGGAGTCGTCCATCAGCTCGATTATTGACGGCGTGCTGACTTATCGCGGTTATAACATTGATGATTTGGCGGAAAATGCAACTTTCGAGGAAGTCGCTTACTTGCTGTGGTACGGCAAGCTGCCGAACCGCACGGAGCTGAGCGGGCTGATCAGCCAATTTAACGAGTATGCAGCGATCCCGGGTGCGGTGATCGACCAATTAAAAACATATCCGAAGGACGCCAACTCGATGGCGGCGCTTCGCTCGGCGGTTTCGAGCCTCGCTTTGTACGATGAGGAAGCTCAGGACATGAGCAAGGAAGCGAATCTTCGCAAGGCGATTCGTTTGCAAGCGCAAATTCCGACCGTCATCGCGGCATTCGCCCGCATTCGCGAAGGCAAAGAACCTCTTGCTCCGAAGAAGTTCGGCTCCATCTCCGAAAGCTTCCTGTACCTGCTCACCGGCAAAGATCCGGACAAGGTCGCTATCGAAGCTTTGGACAAGGCTCTCGTGCTGCATGCGGATCACGAGCTGAACGCTTCTACATTCGCGGCGCGCGTGACCGTCGCTACGCTGTCCGACATTTACTCCGGCGTAACTTCCGCGATCGGCGCCTTGAAAGGGCCGCTGCACGGCGGCGCTAACGAAGCGGTTATGGCGATGCTGGAAGAAGTCGGCACTGTCGACAACGTCGAGAACTACATCAATGCCAAGCTGGCGGCCAAGGACAAAATCATGGGCTTCGGCCATCGCGTTTACAAAAACGGCGACCCGCGCGCGAAGCACCTGCAAAAGATGTCCCAGGAGCTCGGCAAGCTGACCGGCAACCTGAAATGGTACGAGATGTCCATCAAGATCGAAGACCTCGTTACCGGGCAAAAAGGGCTGAAGCCGAACGTCGATTTCTACTCCGCTTCGGTATATACGTCGCTTGAAATTCCGCGCGACCTGTTCACGCCGATTTTCGCGGTAAGCCGCTGCTCCGGCTGGACGGCGCACATTCTTGAGCAATACGAAAACAACCGTCTGATCCGTCCTCGTGCGGAATATACGGGTCCTTCCCAGCAGAAATACGTTCCGATCGACCAGCGTTAA